The Streptomyces sp. NBC_00597 DNA segment AGGTTGGACATGGCCTCCTCGCCGGAGACCTCCTGCTCCGACTTGTGGTCCAGCTCGTGCGGGTGCTCCAGGAGGTACTGGATGAGCATGCCGAACTGGGTGCCCCAGTCGCCGATGTGGTGGCGCCGGACCACCGTCTCGCCCGTGAACTCCAGGATCTCGACCATCGCCGCGCCGATGACCGCGGACCGCAGGTGGCCGACGTGCATCTCCTTCGCGACGTTCGGCTGCGCGTAGTCGATCACCGTCGTGCCGGCGTTCGCGGCGTACGGGACACCGAGGCGGTCGTCGCCGGCGCGCGCGGCGAGGGTCTCGATGATCGCCCGGTCGGAAACCGTGATGTTGAGGAAGCCGGGGCCCGAGACCTCGATCTCCTTGATCAGGTCACCTGCGGGGAGGGAGTCGACCACGGTCGTCGCCAGCTCGCGCGGGTTGGCCTTGGCCTTCTTCGCGAGCGCCAGGATGCCGTTGGCCTGGAAGTCGGCCCGGTCGCTTCGTCGCAGCAGCGGGTCGGCGCCACCGGCCTCCGGCAGGGCCGAGGCGAGGGCGTCCGCGACGCGCTGATTGACGGAAGAAGCGAGGGAAGGGACCGAGGCCATGAGCTGCCGTTCCTGTGAGGTCGTGCTGGTGGGTGCACTTGGTTGTTCCGACAAGTGCCGAGTATCCCACGTGAGGCCCCTTCGCTTCGCGGGATATCGAGCGGGACGGCCACGGGCGGAAGCAACCCCGGAGCGGCCCGCTCCGTCTGGGAGAATGGCTGAACAGCATTCGAGATAGAAGGACGTGTCGTGGCTCAGAGCAGCACCGAGACCGACTGGGTCTCCCGTTTCGCGGACGAGGTCATCGCCGAGGCGGAGCGCCGAGCACCCGGCAAACCTGTCGTCGTCGCGTCCGGACTCTCCCCCTCCGGCCCGATCCACCTCGGCAACCTCCGCGAGGTCATGACCCCGCACCTGGTCGCCGACGAGATCCGCCGCCGCGGCTTCGAGGTCCGGCACGTGATCTCCTGGGACGACTACGACCGGTACCGGAAGGTGCCCAAGGGCATCCCCGGCGTCACCGAGGAGTCCCACGCCCAGCACATCGGCCGCCCGCTGACCGCCGTGCCCGCCCCCGAGGGTTCCGCGTACGCGAACTGGGCCGAGCACTTCAAGGCCGCCATGGTCGAGGCGCTGGCCGAGCTGGGCGTCGAGTACGACCCGATCAGCCAGACCGAGCAGTACCTGGCCGGCACCTACCGCGAGCAGATCCTGCACGCGATGAAGCACCGCGGCGACATCGACGCCGTCCTGGCCCAGTACCGCACGAAGCAGAAGCCGGGCGGCAAGAAGCCCCAGCAGAAGCCGGTCGACGACGCCGAGCTGGAGGCCGCCGAGGGCTCCGGCGCGGCGAACGAGGACGACGGCAGCGCCGACGGCTCGGAGTACTTCCCGTACAAGCCGTACTGCGGGGCGTGCAACAAGGACTTCACCAAGGTCGTCTCCTACAACGACGAGACCACGCAGCTGGACTACGTCTGCACCGAGTGCGAATTCGGCGAGACCGTCAAGCTGTCGGAGTTCAACCGCGGCAAGCTGGTCTGGAAGGTCGACTGGCCGATGCGCTGGGCGTACGAGGGCGTGATCTTCGAGCCCTCCGGCGTCGACCACTCCTCGCCGGGCTCGTCCTTCCAGGTCGGCGGGCAGATCGTGCACCTCTTCGGTGCCGAGCAGCCGATCGGACCGATGTACGCGTTCGTCGGCATCAGCGGCATGGCCAAGATGTCCTCGTCGAAGGGCGGGGTCCCGACCCCGGCCGACGCGCTGAAGATCATGGAGCCGCAGCTGCTGCGCTGGCTGTACGCCCGCCGCAAGCCCAACCAGTCCTTCAAGATCGCCTTCGACCAGGAGATCCAGCGCCTCTACGACGAGTGGGACAAGCTGGAGGCGAAGGTCGCCGACGGCTCCGTGCTCCCCGCCGACGCCGCCGCGCACACCCGCGCCGTACGCGTCGCCTCGCACGAGCTGCCGCGCACCCCGCGCCCGCTGCCGTACCGGACGCTCGCCTCCGTCGTCGACATCACCGCCGGCCACGACGAGCAGACCCTGCGCATCCTGACCGACCTGGACCCGTCGCAGCCGCTGACCTCCCTCGACGAGGTACGGCCGCGCCTGGACCGCGCCGAGAACTGGATCACCACCCAGGTCCCGGCCGACCAGCGGACCCTCGTGCGCGAGGAGCCCGACACCGAGCTCCTGTCCTCCCTGGACGACGAGGGCCGCGAGTCGCTGCGCCTGCTCGTCGACGGCCTCGACTCGCACTGGTCGCTCGACGGGCTCACCACGCTCGTCTACGGCGTCCCGAAGGTCATGGCCGGCCTGGAGCCCGACGCCAAGCCCACGCCCGAGCTCAAGGTCGCCCAGCGCACCTTCTTCGCGCTGCTGTACCGCCTGCTCGTGACCCGGGAGACCGGGCCGCGCCTGCCCACGCTGCTCCTGGCGGTCGGGGCGGACCGGGTCCGCAAGCTGCTCGCGGCCTGACGCCATGCGCAAGGGCCCGCACCCCTCGGGGGTGCGGGCCCTTGCGCGTACCGTCGGCGCGACGGCTAGGAGATGTGCTCGTTCTCCAGGTCGCGCTGGTAGCGCTGCT contains these protein-coding regions:
- the lysS gene encoding lysine--tRNA ligase, which codes for MAQSSTETDWVSRFADEVIAEAERRAPGKPVVVASGLSPSGPIHLGNLREVMTPHLVADEIRRRGFEVRHVISWDDYDRYRKVPKGIPGVTEESHAQHIGRPLTAVPAPEGSAYANWAEHFKAAMVEALAELGVEYDPISQTEQYLAGTYREQILHAMKHRGDIDAVLAQYRTKQKPGGKKPQQKPVDDAELEAAEGSGAANEDDGSADGSEYFPYKPYCGACNKDFTKVVSYNDETTQLDYVCTECEFGETVKLSEFNRGKLVWKVDWPMRWAYEGVIFEPSGVDHSSPGSSFQVGGQIVHLFGAEQPIGPMYAFVGISGMAKMSSSKGGVPTPADALKIMEPQLLRWLYARRKPNQSFKIAFDQEIQRLYDEWDKLEAKVADGSVLPADAAAHTRAVRVASHELPRTPRPLPYRTLASVVDITAGHDEQTLRILTDLDPSQPLTSLDEVRPRLDRAENWITTQVPADQRTLVREEPDTELLSSLDDEGRESLRLLVDGLDSHWSLDGLTTLVYGVPKVMAGLEPDAKPTPELKVAQRTFFALLYRLLVTRETGPRLPTLLLAVGADRVRKLLAA